One segment of Brassica napus cultivar Da-Ae chromosome C3, Da-Ae, whole genome shotgun sequence DNA contains the following:
- the LOC106426877 gene encoding short-chain dehydrogenase RED1 has product MGSSDEMPVVLITGCSKGGIGHALAREFSANGCRVVATSRSQSTMVDLEKDTKFFVQELDVQSEQSVSKVVSEVIDKYGQIDVLVNNAGVQCIGPLAEIPIQAMENTFNTNVFGSIRMTQAVVPHMASKRKGKIVNIGSISILAPGPWSGVYTASKAALHALTDTFRLELRPFGIDVINIVPGGIQSNIADSAITSFNNLPELKLYKPFQESIRQRAFLSQNIKPTPAETFAKETVSVVLKKTPPAWFSTGRLSTVMAIMHHMPIFVKDFLLTRSFMKMGAKTE; this is encoded by the exons ATGGGAAGCAGCGACGAGATGCCAGTTGTTCTCATCACGGGATGCTCTAAAGGAGGAATCGGACACGCGCTGGCTCGTGAGTTCTCAGCGAATGGTTGTCGAGTGGTGGCGACGAGTCGATCGCAGAGCACGATGGTTGATTTGGAGAAAGATACCAAGTTCTTTGTACAAGAGCTCGATGTTCAGTCGGAACAGAGCGTGAGTAAAGTTGTGTCGGAAGTTATCGACAAGTATGGTCAGATCGATGTTCTGGTCAATAACGCCGGAGTTCAATGTATCGGACCACTTGCAGAGATTCCAATTCAGGCGATGGAAAACACCTTCAACACAAATGTGTTCG GTTCAATAAGGATGACTCAAGCTGTTGTACCTCACATGGCGTCTAAAAGAAAGGGAAAGATTGTGAACATAGGAAGTATCAGCATCCTGGCACCAGGACCATGGTCAGGGGTTTATACTGCATCTAAAGCTGCTCTTCATGCTCTTACCGATACATTTAG GTTGGAGCTTAGGCCATTTGGGATTGATGTAATCAACATTGTCCCAGGAGGTATTCAATCAAACATAGCCGACTCAGCGATAACGAGCTTCAACAACTTACCTGAGCTGAAACTATACAAACCCTTCCAGGAATCTATCCGTCAAAGGGCGTTTTTATCGCAAAACATAAAACCAACACCTGCGGAGACATTTGCTAAAGAGACTGTATCGGTGGTGCTGAAGAAAACCCCACCGGCTTGGTTCTCTACAGGACGGTTGTCCACCGTCATGGCGATCATGCACCATATGCCCATTTTCGTCAAAGATTTTCTCCTGACGAGGAGCTTTATGAAAATGGGAGCAAAGACtgagtag